One genomic region from Dermacentor andersoni unplaced genomic scaffold, qqDerAnde1_hic_scaffold ctg00000039.1, whole genome shotgun sequence encodes:
- the LOC140214356 gene encoding ubiquitin-conjugating enzyme E2 D2B-like, translated as MGEEAACASSEKKRAGVKRIASELDEMLADPPAQCTAGLVDPANPYRWRATIAGPQGSPYEGGLFKLRIQLPRDYPFEAPVVNFLTAIYHPNISSTDGVVCLDLLKCRWSPALTIGKVLASIRFLMCNPNPDDPLEYNVAAEYRKNREEYIATAKLWTKAFAKE; from the exons ATGGGCGaggaagctgcctgcgcctcctCGGAGAAAAAGAGGGCCGGCGTGAAGCGCATCGCGAGCGAACTCGACGAGATGCTGGCCGACCCGCCCGCCCAGTGCACCGCGGGACTGGTCGACCCCGCAAACCCGTACCGCTGGCGGGCAACCATCGCGGGACCACAGGGCAGCCCGTACGAGGGAGGGCTGTTCAAGTTGCGCATCCAGCTGCCCAGGGACTACCCGTTCGAGGCTCCCGTG GTGAATTTCCTCACTGCGATCTACCACCCCAACATCAGCAGCACTGACGGCGTGGTCTGCCTTGACCTGCTCAAGTGCAGGTGGTCCCCTGCGCTGACCATCGGCAAGGTGCTGGCCTCCATTCGCTTTCTCATGTGCAACCCGAACCCCGATGACCCGCTCGAGTACAACGTGGCCGCCGAGTACCGGAAGAACCGCGAAGAGTACATCGCCACCGCCAAGCTGTGGACAAAAGCGTTCGCGAAGGAGTGA